Proteins encoded together in one Oncorhynchus mykiss isolate Arlee chromosome 7, USDA_OmykA_1.1, whole genome shotgun sequence window:
- the pdcd10b gene encoding programmed cell death protein 10-B yields MTMEEMRIETETNSMVSMTLYAVMYPVFNELERINLSAAQTLRAAFIKAERENPGLTQDIIMKILEKKNVQINYTESLLRMAADDVEEFLVDRPEQEFQDLNEKSRALKHILSKIPDEINDRVRFLQTIKDIASAIKELLDTVNNVFKKYHYQNRRALEHQKKEFVKYSKSFSDTLKTYFKDGKAINVFISANRLIHQTNLILQTFKTVI; encoded by the exons ATGACCATGGAAGAGATGAGGATTGAAACCGAGACAAACTCCATGGTCTCCATGACGCTTTACGCTGTCATGTACCCAGTTTTTAACGAG CTGGAGAGGATCAACTTGTCAGCTGCCCAGACACTGAGGGCAGCCTTCATCAAG GCGGAGAGGGAGAACCCAGGCCTAACTCAGGACATCATAATGAAAATTCTGGAGAAGAAAAACGTTCAGATAAACTACACAGAGTCTCTGCTGCGCATGGCTGCAGATGACGTGGAAG agttctTAGTGGACAGGCCAGAGCAGGAGTTCCAGGACCTAAATGAGAAATCCAGAGCTCTGAAACACATCCTCAGTAAGATACCTGACGAGATCAACGACAGGGTACGCTTCCTACAGACAATTAA AGACATCGCCAGTGCTATAAAGGAGCTCCTGGATACAGTCAATAACGTCTTTAAGAAATACCACTACCAGAACCGTAGG GCTCTTGAGCACCAGAAGAAGGAGTTTGTCAAATACTCCAAAAGCTTCAGCGACACCCTCAAAACATACTTCAAAGATGGAAA GGCGATCAACGTGTTCATCAGTGCAAACAGACTGATCCACCAAACCAACCTCATTCTGCAGACCTTCAAGACCGTCATATAG